The genomic DNA TGGCGCTTGCCTTCTTCTTCCCCCGTGATGGCTGTTTGTAGATTTTTAGTTTCTACCACATTTGCCATCAGTTTTTTAGATTTCAGAATTTCTATTTCATTATCAATACTGTTGGTGCTCATCCCTCCAAATCCTGATAAATCTTTTAGAATATCGGCTTCGGTGCCAGATTTAGATCCTTTGGAATCTTTGATGAGGACAGTGGATTGTACTTTGTAAATATTGGTGGCTTTTTTAAGATAAATAAAAGCGAATACCAATGCCAATAGCGCAGAGATCACAAACCAATACCATCTCCGCAAATAAGGTTGAATAATTTCTTTTAAATCAAGCTCTTGATTGTCCACAGAATTATTTGCTATATTTTGTTCCATCTTCTTACTCTGTTATACTATTATTTTTTGAACACTGTAACTAATAATCCTAATAAACCTAAGGTTACAGAGGCTATTGATATATAAACATTGGTCTGCGGACCATAGGAAGAGGCAGACTGTCGCGCTTTATTAGGCGCCACGGCAATGACATCGTTTTGCTTAAGATAATAATATGGGGAGTTCACAAAATCGGCATTGGTTAGATCCACATAAGCGTTGGTTCTTACGCCATCTTGCTCTCTCACCACCAGCACTCTATCCCGCTTACCATAGATGGTTAAATCTCCTGCCATACCCAAAGCATCTAAAAGCCTTACCTTTCCATCAGGAATGATGTATTGCCCAGGACGAGAAACTTCGCCCAAAACGGTAATTTTATAATTGGCATATTTAGCGCTAACGGTTGGGTTGATAATATAGCGAGAAACGCCTTTTCTAACCTCTTCTTTTAAGTCTTCAAGAGATTTCCCCGAGGTTGATATTTTCCCTAAAATAGGAAAATCTATTGTTCCGTTATCTGAGACGGTATAGGTAAATCCTGTAAGGCTACTCTGGTTGCTATAAGAATTGTTACCACTGGCTTGAGAATAAGTTACTCGTGAGGAAGAAGGCGTAGTTCCTTGATTGAAAGGTGCTGCCACTCCTAAATCTTTAGCGGTGACTAATATGGTAATTTCATCACCTGGTTGTATGTTATTGTGGGTACCTCGGATAGAGGCTTCTTCTGCCAGTTGCTCTATGTTTTGCATATACTCTATATCGTTCCTTGTCCTACAAGAGGTAACAGAAAGTACCGCTACACATAAAACGAATATTGTTTTTCTTATCTTCATAATTTTGAAAAAAATGTGCTGGCAAATATACGAAATTTATTATATATCCTGAACATCTAAAACTTCATAAACGGAATTATTACTCTTAAATTCAGGCACTATTTCTTTTAAAACTTTTACTACTGCCATCTTATTTTTATCCTTCGCCGCGTTATATATCGCTTGGGTTAAGGCTTCTATTTCATCAAAATTGATGGTAGGGTCTTTAGAAATCATAATTTTCTCGTGGTGGGTAGGCATCGTTTTGGTGTTATCACTCAGCAATTCTTCATAGAGTTTCTCCCCAGGTCTTAGCCCTGTATAAATAATTTTAATATCCACATCAGGCTCAAAACCAGAGAGTTTTATCATTCGTTTTGCCAAGTTCAAAATTTTAACTGGTTCCCCCATATCAAACACAAAAATCTCACCGCCATTGCCCATCGTTCCCGCCTGAAGAACGAGTTCACAAGCCTCTGGAATGGTCATAAAATACCGCACAATCTCTGGATGGGTAATCGTAACGGGACCACCAGCTTCTATTTGCTTTTTAAAATGAGGAATCACCGAACCATTAGAGCCCAAAACATTGCCAAAACGCGTGGTAATGAATTTGGTTGTATTGCCCGCTTCCTTCTGAAGCGCTTGCACAAACAGCTCTGCCGCTCTTTTGGAAGCCCCCATCACATTGGTCGGATTAACCGCTTTATCGGTAGAAACCATCACAAAACGATTGACTTTAAAACGGCTGGCGAGCAAAGCCAAATTTTTACTCCCTTGGATGTTCACCAGCGCTGCCTCGTGAGGATTTTCCTCAATCAACGGTACATGCTTATACGCCGCCGCATGGTACACCATAGAGAATTGATGTTCCTCAAAAATAGATTCTAACCGCTCTTGGTTGGTAATATCGGCTAATATAAACTTAAAATCAATGTTAGGAAAATGAGCCCTCATCTCCAATTCCACATCATAAAGCGGCGTTTCGGCTTGGTCTAAAACCACCAATAGCGATGGTTCAAACTGTGCCACCTGCCTCACAATTTCGCTGCCAATAGAGCCTGCACCACCAGTGACCAACACGGCTTTTTGGTAATGCCTTTTCCTCACTTCCTCATTTTCTATCACGATAGGCTTTCTATTGAGCAAGTCTTCAATTTGTAAATTCTTGATATTAGCACCGCCCTCGGAGCGCAGTTTCTGCACGGTAGGCGCTTTAAAAACTTTTAAATCCTTCTCTAAGAACAGATTAACCCACTCGGTAAGGGTTTCCCGAGAAATATTATTGGTA from Riemerella columbina includes the following:
- a CDS encoding polysaccharide biosynthesis/export family protein is translated as MKIRKTIFVLCVAVLSVTSCRTRNDIEYMQNIEQLAEEASIRGTHNNIQPGDEITILVTAKDLGVAAPFNQGTTPSSSRVTYSQASGNNSYSNQSSLTGFTYTVSDNGTIDFPILGKISTSGKSLEDLKEEVRKGVSRYIINPTVSAKYANYKITVLGEVSRPGQYIIPDGKVRLLDALGMAGDLTIYGKRDRVLVVREQDGVRTNAYVDLTNADFVNSPYYYLKQNDVIAVAPNKARQSASSYGPQTNVYISIASVTLGLLGLLVTVFKK
- a CDS encoding polysaccharide biosynthesis protein yields the protein MKVTQLKKKIYGGDNLVSFSNIRYLPRWLVLMIDIGLVFFSLWLSYSLDHRFEDVLSLSFFSLYQKIGLVVGVNLIFMFVFKTYSGIIRHSTFIDLFKILLASFCTVTTLLIFNYTYCAVTHVKLFSPYVLLIYFFISFVVLFLFRLVVKEAFHWAREYRRSSLKKRVLLLGIDEESVAIANAVMGNAHLPFEVVGFLTQRTDSKRAKLLGKKIYNKAVIEENTKDYLGIDGVLISTNNISRETLTEWVNLFLEKDLKVFKAPTVQKLRSEGGANIKNLQIEDLLNRKPIVIENEEVRKRHYQKAVLVTGGAGSIGSEIVRQVAQFEPSLLVVLDQAETPLYDVELEMRAHFPNIDFKFILADITNQERLESIFEEHQFSMVYHAAAYKHVPLIEENPHEAALVNIQGSKNLALLASRFKVNRFVMVSTDKAVNPTNVMGASKRAAELFVQALQKEAGNTTKFITTRFGNVLGSNGSVIPHFKKQIEAGGPVTITHPEIVRYFMTIPEACELVLQAGTMGNGGEIFVFDMGEPVKILNLAKRMIKLSGFEPDVDIKIIYTGLRPGEKLYEELLSDNTKTMPTHHEKIMISKDPTINFDEIEALTQAIYNAAKDKNKMAVVKVLKEIVPEFKSNNSVYEVLDVQDI